In a genomic window of Sediminispirochaeta bajacaliforniensis DSM 16054:
- a CDS encoding V-type ATP synthase subunit E: MDVQLKELIETIKSEGVDNAEAQAKEIVNEAQKKRNEIIADAEQEAARIRKEAEKDAAKMQATAEESIRQAGRDLLLSLESSITSMLDAVVKKEAASALTGEGLSKAIVALLSNWSEEKDSLELLLPENERLEVEEYLKKTLGTKMKQGVTVKPVAGIEAGFKIAEEGGSAYYNFTADGIAEILSQYVSPRLSALLRESVKGQKE, from the coding sequence ATGGATGTTCAACTGAAAGAGCTGATAGAGACGATTAAAAGCGAAGGGGTCGACAATGCCGAGGCCCAGGCCAAAGAAATCGTCAATGAGGCGCAGAAAAAGCGAAATGAAATTATAGCCGATGCGGAACAAGAGGCGGCCCGTATCCGAAAAGAAGCCGAAAAAGATGCGGCGAAAATGCAGGCGACTGCCGAAGAATCGATCCGGCAGGCAGGAAGAGACCTGCTCCTCAGTCTCGAATCATCGATTACTTCAATGCTCGATGCGGTGGTAAAGAAGGAGGCGGCTTCCGCCCTTACCGGTGAAGGCCTTTCTAAAGCCATTGTGGCCCTTCTTTCCAACTGGAGCGAGGAAAAGGATTCTCTTGAACTCTTACTTCCCGAAAACGAACGGCTGGAAGTGGAAGAGTATCTCAAAAAAACGCTTGGAACCAAGATGAAGCAGGGTGTTACCGTCAAGCCTGTGGCCGGAATAGAAGCCGGCTTTAAGATTGCCGAGGAAGGCGGAAGTGCCTACTACAATTTTACGGCCGACGGAATTGCAGAAATTCTTTCTCAGTATGTAAGTCCCCGGCTTTCCGCCTTGCTGCGGGAGAG